Proteins encoded in a region of the Deltaproteobacteria bacterium genome:
- a CDS encoding RtcB family protein, with amino-acid sequence MRVHGIIYADETLMEDIRQDKSALQVANGATLPGIVVASMAMPDIHFGYGLPIGGVVATDIQNDGIISPGGTGYDINCGVRLAVTGLDRKGLEKRNTLERLADSLFAGVPSGVGSRGPIRLSRPEQEKVLVKGSRWAVEKGLGDPDDLTHTEEGGCLEGADPAQVSDRSLQRGSSQQGTLGSGNHFVEVQYVDRIFDPEAASAFGIHKDQITVMVHSGSRGFGHQVCTDHLERMNRAAGKYGIELPDRQLVCAPFRSPEGRSYWGAMKCAANYAWANRQCLMNRVREIMMDFFSMGPGDLGFRLVYDVAHNIVKLESHRVGGKERILAVHRKGATRAFPPGHPDLPADYRPFGQPVIIPGDMGTASYLLRGTETGMAETFGSTCHGAGRVLSRKAAIRQAKGRSITRELEDRGVFARASGRTSLMEEMPEAYKDVSRVVEVVHRAGIASKVARMRPLCVVKG; translated from the coding sequence CACGGGATCATCTACGCGGACGAAACCCTCATGGAGGACATCCGGCAGGACAAAAGCGCCCTCCAGGTGGCCAACGGAGCCACACTGCCCGGTATCGTCGTGGCATCCATGGCAATGCCTGATATTCACTTCGGTTATGGTCTTCCCATCGGAGGGGTCGTGGCCACCGACATTCAGAACGACGGAATCATATCCCCCGGCGGCACGGGATACGACATCAACTGCGGGGTGAGGTTGGCAGTCACCGGACTCGACCGTAAGGGATTGGAAAAAAGGAACACCCTTGAGCGTCTGGCCGATTCTCTCTTCGCCGGAGTACCCTCGGGCGTCGGCTCCAGGGGCCCAATCCGGTTGAGCAGGCCCGAGCAGGAGAAAGTCCTCGTCAAAGGTTCACGCTGGGCGGTGGAAAAGGGCCTGGGAGATCCTGACGATCTGACCCACACCGAGGAGGGCGGCTGCCTTGAAGGCGCTGACCCGGCGCAGGTCAGCGACCGTTCCCTGCAGAGGGGGTCCTCCCAGCAGGGAACCCTGGGATCCGGAAACCACTTCGTCGAGGTCCAGTACGTAGACAGGATATTTGACCCCGAGGCGGCCTCCGCCTTCGGGATACACAAGGACCAGATAACCGTCATGGTCCACTCCGGGTCCCGGGGATTCGGCCACCAGGTCTGTACGGACCACCTGGAGAGGATGAACAGGGCGGCGGGGAAATATGGCATCGAGCTTCCCGACCGGCAGCTCGTCTGCGCACCGTTCCGTTCCCCGGAGGGCCGGAGCTACTGGGGGGCCATGAAGTGCGCCGCCAACTACGCGTGGGCAAACCGCCAGTGCCTCATGAACCGTGTCCGGGAGATAATGATGGATTTCTTCTCCATGGGGCCCGGGGACCTGGGGTTCCGGCTGGTTTACGACGTGGCCCACAACATCGTCAAACTGGAGTCCCACCGGGTGGGTGGAAAAGAGCGTATTCTGGCCGTCCACCGGAAGGGCGCCACACGCGCCTTCCCGCCGGGGCACCCGGACCTGCCCGCCGATTACAGGCCGTTTGGACAGCCCGTCATTATTCCCGGTGACATGGGCACGGCCTCCTACCTTCTCAGAGGAACGGAAACGGGCATGGCCGAGACCTTCGGGAGCACCTGCCACGGCGCCGGGAGGGTTCTGTCCCGGAAGGCCGCCATCAGGCAAGCCAAGGGCAGGTCAATTACCCGGGAACTGGAGGACAGGGGGGTCTTCGCCCGGGCGTCGGGGAGAACATCGCTGATGGAGGAGATGCCCGAGGCCTACAAGGACGTCTCGCGGGTGGTGGAGGTAGTTCACAGGGCCGGGATCGCCTCGAAGGTGGCCAGGATGCGGCCGCTGTGCGTGGTCAAGGGTTAA